The region CGGCCTGCTCAAACTGAAAGTCTCAACTAACAATGCGTCCAGCGTGCTGGTCGGCCCGCTGTTTGGCTCCTCCGGCACCGGCCCCGTCACCGTAGGTAACACTGCTGCACCTGTTTATACCGCGCCAGCTGCCACGGCAGCCGCACCGGTAGCGACCGCAGCACCTGCCCCGGCGAAGAAAGCCGAGCCGGTACTGAACGACACCGAAGAGTACTTCAACAACGCCATTAAGCAGGCGGTGAAGCGCGGCGATGTCGATAAAGCGCTGAAACTGCTTGATGAAGCCGAACGTTTAGGTTCAACCACTGCCCGTTCCACCTTTATCAGCAGTGTAAAAGGCAAGGGGTAACCGTTTCCCCACAGTGCTGATTTGTTAGTAGTTTGGTGCGCCTGAGTGGGCGCACTTTTTTTCGTATCGGCCAGGCTGTTGCGCCCATGTTGCGATCGTGATCGTTAAATAACGTTTGGCCCCCCTCAATCCGTGTTTCTGCGATACAATGCCATTACGTTATGTATCGGAGAGTCTGGCATGTCACACCCTGCGCTAACGCAACTGCGTGCGCTGCGCTATTTCGACCAAATACCTGCGCTTGAACCGCAGCAGCTGGACTGGTTGTTGCTGGAAGATTCCATGACGAAACGTTTTGAGCAACAGGGTAAAACGGTCACGGTGACCCTGATTCAGGAAGGGTTTGTCTCTGGTGATGAGATCGCCAGCGAGCTGCCGCTGCTGCCGCACGAACCACGCTACTGGCTGCGCGAAATTTTACTCTGTGCTGATGGTGAGCCTTGGCTTGCCGGGCGGACGGTGGTCCCCGAGTCCACCCTTTCCGGGCCAGAGCTGGCGCTGCAACGTCTGGGGAAAACGCCGCTGGGGCGTTACCTTTTCACCTCGTCTGAGCTTACCCGGGATTTTATTGAGATTGGTCGTGATGCCGAACTCTGGGGGCGTCGTTCCCGCCTTCGCCTGAGCGGTAAACCGTTAATTCTGACGGAGCTTTTTTTACCGGCATCACCGTTGTACTAAGAGGAAGAAAAAATGGAGTGGAGCCTGACGCAGAATAAGCTGTTGGCGTATCACCGCTTAATGCGTACCGATAAACCCATTGGCGCGTTACTGTTGCTGTGGCCGACCCTGTGGGCGCTGTGGCTCGCCACGCCGGGCGTGCCGCCGCTGTGGATCCTGGCCGTGTTCGTTGCCGGCGTCTGGCTGATGCGCGCGGCGGGCTGCGTGGTGAATGACTATGCCGATCGTAAATTCGACGGTCATGTTAAGCGTACTGCCGGTCGTCCGTTACCCAGCGGGCAGGTCACCGGGAAAGAAGCCCGCGTGCTGTTCATTGTTCTGGTGCTGCTCTCTTTCCTGCTGGTGTTAACCCTCAACACCATGACCATTCTGCTTTCCGTTGCGGCGCTGGCGTTAGCCTGGGTTTATCCGTTTATGAAGCGCTATACCCACCTGCCTCAGGTGGTGCTGGGCGCAGCGTTTGGCTGGTCGATTCCGATGGCGTTTGCGGCGGTTAGTGAGTCCTTACCGCTCAGCTGCTGGCTGATGTTCCTGGCGAACATTCTCTGGGCCGTGGCGTATGACACGCAATACGCGATGGTAGATCGCGACGATGACCTGAAGATTGGCATCAAGTCCACCGCCATCCTCTTTGGTCGTCAGGACAAGCTGATTATCGGTATCCTGCAGGTTGCGGTACTGGCGCTGATGGTTGCGATCGGTCGCCTGAACGGGCTGAACTGGGAGTTTTACTGGTCCGTGCTGGTGGCGGGACTGCTGTTTGCTTATCAGCAGAAGTTGATCGCCAGGCGTGAACGTGACGCCTGTTTTAAAGCGTTTATGAACAATAACTACGTTGGTCTGGTGCTGTTTTTAGGCCTGGCGATGAGCTATTTCTTATAAAAAAGTCGGGTGGCGGCTTCGCCTTACCCGACCTACGAGTTAGCAGGACATGGAGGCCCGGTAAGCGCTAGCGCCACCGGGCTTTTTTTATCGGCGACGCAGCAGCCGGAGCGCGTTCGCCGTCACCAGTACCGTTGCCCCGGTATCCGCCAGCACCGCCAGCCACAATCCGGTCATGCCGAGCAGCGTCGTCACGAGGAAAATTCCTTTCAGCCCGAGCGCAATGCCGATGTTCTGACGGATGTTGGCCCGCGTCGCGCGCGCCAGGCTAATCATCTGCGCCAGCCCGGTCAGGCGGTTGTGCGTCAATGCCGCGTCGGCCGTTTCCAGCGCCACGTCGGTGCCGCTGCCCATCGCTATACCGATGGTGGACGCTTTCATCGCCGGGGCATCGTTAATCCCGTCACCGACCATTGCCAGCGGCGCGCGAGCGTTCAGCTCCGTCACGGCGCTGACCTTATCCGCAGGCAACAGTCCGGCTTTAAACTCCAGCCCCAGCTCACCGGCAATCGCTGCCGCCGCGCGAGGGTTATCACCGGTGAGTATAACGCCCTTCACGCCCAGCTTGTGCAGCGCCGCCACGGCTTCTTTGGCGTCATCGCGCAGGGTATCGCGCAGCGCCAGCATCCCTTTCGCGACGCCGTCCTGCATAACGGTCACGACGGTTTGTCCGGTCTGTTCTAACGCCTCAACCTCTGGATTAGAAGACTTGCCCGCCGCGACAATCAGCACCTTTTTACCGTCAACGATGGCCTCAATCCCTGACCCGACCAGCGCCCGCTGGGCGATTGCCGGAGGGATGTCCAGTCCGCGCGACTGCGCTTCACGCACAATCGCCTGCGCCAGCGGATGAGTGGACCCCTGTTCAACGGCGGCGGCCAGGGTCAGCAGCTCATCTTCACTGATTTCCTGCGGATATACGCCGGTTACCTGCGGCTTACCCACGGTTAACGTACCGGTTTTATCGAAGGCGATATGCTGGACCTGGCTCAGCTGCTCCAGCGCCGCGCCGCCCTTAATCAGCGCCCCGCGACGCGCCGCCGACGCAAGACCTGAGGTAATCGCAGCCGGGGTGGAAATCACCAGCGCGCACGGGCAGCCAATCAGCAGCAGCGTCAGCCCTTTATAAATCCAGCCCTCCCACGGCGCGCCAAGTAACAGCGGCGGGACGACGGTGACCAGCAGGGCAACCAGCATGATGGCAGGGGTATAAATTCGGCTGAAGCGATCGATAAAGCGTTCGACCGGCGCGCGGCGCTCTTCGGCCTCTTCAATCAGCTTCAGGATACGGTCGATGGCGCTGTCGCCCGGTTCGGAAAGCACGGTGAGCTGCACCAGACGGTCGACGCTGGTGGCGCCAGCAGGCACTTTTTCACCCGCGGCACGCTCTACCGGAATGGATTCCCCGGTCAGGGCGCTTTCATCAAAGCTCGCGGTGGCGCCAAGCAGCGCGCCGTCTGCGGGCAGACGCCCCCCTGCGGCCACCTCAATCACGTCGCCCGGGCGCAGCGTATTGATGGCGACCGTTTCACGCGTGCCGTTTATCACGCGAGTGGCGGTTTCCGGCTTCAGCGCCATCAGCGCGCTGACCCCTTTACGCGCCCGGCTCGCCGCCCAGCCCTCAAGACGTTCGCCGATTAAGAACAGCAGCAGCACCATCGCCGCTTCTGCCGTCGCGCCAATAAACAGCGCGCCGATTGCCGCCACGCTCATCAGCGTTTCGATTGCAAACCAGCTGCCGCTTTTCATCAGGCGCAGCGCCTGACGGGCAATCGGGAACAGGCCGACCAGCGTGGTGGCGATAAACGCCAGATTGCCGAACGGATGGTTAATCTGCTCCAGACCCCAGCTCAGGGCCATCATGATGGTGAGGGTAATGAGCGGCAGGTTTTCTTTCAGGGAGGAGGCTTTTTCAACGGGCGCCGTTTCGCTGCGCAGGGTATAGCCCGCCTTGCTGACGGCGGCTTCAACCTGTTTGCTGACGTCGTTATCGGCGCTGACCAGCAGCTTTTCGGTGGCGAACAGCACCTGAACGTGACTCACGCCCGGCACCTGCTTGACGGCGTTTTCCACCTTGCGGGCGCAGGCCGCGCAGTCCATTCCGTTGACGACCCAGCTGTAGCGGTTGCCGCTTTCAGGAAGGGGTTGAGCTTGCGTTTCGCACGCGCCTTCGCAGCAGCAGTCGTCTTTCGACGGAGCCGGGCTGAGCTTAAGTGCCGAGAATTGAGGAACTTTTTTAGGTATTTCTGGAGTCGACATGGCAGTCTCCGGCAATGATAATTTTCTCATTAACCGCAGCATACACTCTGGAGTCGACTCCAGAGTCAAGCGCTTTTTAGATATACAGCGAACGCACAATCAGGAAATGCCCGGCAAAGTAACAGGCGGAGGCTATCGCGTTATCCGCCCGGAAGCGGCGGCGATAGTGGCTGCCCAGCCACACGATATTCCCGATCAGCAGAAGCGCGGCGCCGAAGAACGCGGACATCGCCGGAGCGGTCGGACGGAAGAACCATAGCTCGCCCGCCAGCCACACCATCACGAGCGTCATGGCGATAAAGGTACAGACCGGCAAACGCATCTCTTCCAGTCGTGACCAGATCACCGCAATCAGCAGCGCGCCAATCACCAGCAGCACCAGCGGCAGCGGCCAGAAGAAGGAGAGCGTCATCTGGCTGGCAAAGTAGATGGTATAGAGCAGATGCGACAAGAAGAACGCCCCAACGGCGTAGAGCAGGCGCTGGCGCGGCAGCAGGGTTAAGGCATCACCAATCAGGGATGCACACAGTCCGGCTAGCACCAGATAGCTGACGGCGTTGAACATCGGCGCTTGCCAGGCCAGCAGCAGCAGGAGCAACAGCGTGACCGGTTTAAACAACCAGCGCTGCCAGGTGGGACCGCGGTACGACGCATCGACATAAAGCCATGCGGAAAAACAGACAGCGATAAATGACCAAAGCATATTAACTCCCTGTATCTGTTAAGTCTGAATAATCAGTTTCTGATCCAGTGTAGTGACGCGGGCGGGCGTTTGGCAATGGCGGGGGAGGCAAGGTATCCTGAATTCCGCAAAATCTGATGGGATTGTCGAATGAGCAAGATGCCGCTTTTTTTCATTATCGTGGTGGCGATTATCGTCATTGCCGCCTCGTTCCGTTTCGTGCAGCAGCGCCGCGAGAAGGTGGATAAC is a window of Enterobacter cloacae complex sp. ECNIH7 DNA encoding:
- the ubiA gene encoding 4-hydroxybenzoate octaprenyltransferase, encoding MEWSLTQNKLLAYHRLMRTDKPIGALLLLWPTLWALWLATPGVPPLWILAVFVAGVWLMRAAGCVVNDYADRKFDGHVKRTAGRPLPSGQVTGKEARVLFIVLVLLSFLLVLTLNTMTILLSVAALALAWVYPFMKRYTHLPQVVLGAAFGWSIPMAFAAVSESLPLSCWLMFLANILWAVAYDTQYAMVDRDDDLKIGIKSTAILFGRQDKLIIGILQVAVLALMVAIGRLNGLNWEFYWSVLVAGLLFAYQQKLIARRERDACFKAFMNNNYVGLVLFLGLAMSYFL
- the ubiC gene encoding chorismate lyase, which codes for MSHPALTQLRALRYFDQIPALEPQQLDWLLLEDSMTKRFEQQGKTVTVTLIQEGFVSGDEIASELPLLPHEPRYWLREILLCADGEPWLAGRTVVPESTLSGPELALQRLGKTPLGRYLFTSSELTRDFIEIGRDAELWGRRSRLRLSGKPLILTELFLPASPLY
- a CDS encoding lysoplasmalogenase translates to MLWSFIAVCFSAWLYVDASYRGPTWQRWLFKPVTLLLLLLLAWQAPMFNAVSYLVLAGLCASLIGDALTLLPRQRLLYAVGAFFLSHLLYTIYFASQMTLSFFWPLPLVLLVIGALLIAVIWSRLEEMRLPVCTFIAMTLVMVWLAGELWFFRPTAPAMSAFFGAALLLIGNIVWLGSHYRRRFRADNAIASACYFAGHFLIVRSLYI
- the zntA gene encoding Zn(II)/Cd(II)/Pb(II) translocating P-type ATPase ZntA, coding for MSTPEIPKKVPQFSALKLSPAPSKDDCCCEGACETQAQPLPESGNRYSWVVNGMDCAACARKVENAVKQVPGVSHVQVLFATEKLLVSADNDVSKQVEAAVSKAGYTLRSETAPVEKASSLKENLPLITLTIMMALSWGLEQINHPFGNLAFIATTLVGLFPIARQALRLMKSGSWFAIETLMSVAAIGALFIGATAEAAMVLLLFLIGERLEGWAASRARKGVSALMALKPETATRVINGTRETVAINTLRPGDVIEVAAGGRLPADGALLGATASFDESALTGESIPVERAAGEKVPAGATSVDRLVQLTVLSEPGDSAIDRILKLIEEAEERRAPVERFIDRFSRIYTPAIMLVALLVTVVPPLLLGAPWEGWIYKGLTLLLIGCPCALVISTPAAITSGLASAARRGALIKGGAALEQLSQVQHIAFDKTGTLTVGKPQVTGVYPQEISEDELLTLAAAVEQGSTHPLAQAIVREAQSRGLDIPPAIAQRALVGSGIEAIVDGKKVLIVAAGKSSNPEVEALEQTGQTVVTVMQDGVAKGMLALRDTLRDDAKEAVAALHKLGVKGVILTGDNPRAAAAIAGELGLEFKAGLLPADKVSAVTELNARAPLAMVGDGINDAPAMKASTIGIAMGSGTDVALETADAALTHNRLTGLAQMISLARATRANIRQNIGIALGLKGIFLVTTLLGMTGLWLAVLADTGATVLVTANALRLLRRR